One genomic window of Nostoc sp. TCL26-01 includes the following:
- the cmr4 gene encoding type III-B CRISPR module RAMP protein Cmr4, which translates to MNNYLTYLYLLTPLHTGGSANEGNLMGIAREVHTEFPYLPASSLRGKIRAELEAEYADAAAKFFGQKIKDGQQPTEGEVWFADATLLFFPIASLSHHLVWITCPLWLERWNRWIGDGEIAKLIAQCNDILKDDEPADSEPLEKTTTDNKPVLNKPVPNKPNPPQPVDNKASDNKSKSAIVSFETEELYLQTAILTKPNLEKINFQYFLNQLQELLKDNSLISNLGKKLIVLTDEDCAALVEIGLQREVRVALEEESKTVKGGSFRSEEAIPPEAVLFFPWGIKPPKKFEIDTEKTDQQNQEEKIKKDKTDTEIRQEIQNKLNKQKLQFGGLESLGRGWAELRTVVNTINQDR; encoded by the coding sequence ATGAATAACTATCTCACATATCTATATTTACTCACGCCACTGCATACAGGTGGGAGTGCCAACGAAGGTAATTTAATGGGCATTGCGCGTGAAGTTCATACCGAATTTCCCTATTTACCCGCTTCATCATTGCGCGGTAAAATTCGCGCTGAACTAGAAGCAGAATATGCCGACGCAGCAGCCAAATTTTTTGGTCAGAAAATCAAAGACGGACAGCAACCAACAGAAGGTGAGGTATGGTTTGCAGATGCCACATTATTATTTTTTCCCATTGCTTCCTTGAGTCATCATCTTGTTTGGATAACTTGTCCTTTGTGGCTAGAGCGTTGGAATCGCTGGATAGGGGATGGGGAAATTGCAAAACTGATTGCTCAATGCAATGATATTCTCAAAGATGATGAACCCGCAGATAGTGAACCACTAGAAAAAACAACAACAGATAATAAACCAGTACTTAATAAGCCAGTACCTAATAAGCCAAATCCTCCTCAGCCAGTAGATAATAAAGCATCTGATAATAAATCCAAATCGGCAATAGTAAGTTTTGAGACAGAAGAACTTTATTTGCAAACAGCAATTTTGACCAAACCGAATTTAGAAAAAATAAATTTTCAATATTTTCTCAATCAACTACAAGAACTGCTCAAGGATAACTCTTTGATTAGTAATTTAGGTAAAAAACTCATCGTTTTAACAGATGAAGATTGTGCCGCTTTAGTAGAGATTGGATTGCAACGTGAGGTAAGAGTTGCATTAGAAGAAGAGAGTAAAACAGTTAAAGGGGGTTCTTTTCGTTCTGAAGAAGCAATTCCACCCGAAGCTGTATTATTTTTCCCGTGGGGTATAAAGCCACCTAAAAAGTTTGAAATAGATACCGAAAAAACTGATCAACAAAATCAAGAAGAAAAAATCAAAAAAGACAAAACTGATACCGAGATTCGTCAAGAAATTCAAAATAAATTAAATAAACAAAAACTTCAATTTGGAGGCTTAGAGAGTTTGGGAAGGGGATGGGCAGAGTTAAGAACTGTAGTTAATACAATAAATCAGGATAGATAG
- a CDS encoding type III-B CRISPR module-associated Cmr3 family protein yields MHWYKITPLDLLLFRDCKPFSPGDGSWAKGLFPPMPITVFQALRSLLPQTNDENRTQRHLSFLGPFLLDSKDTLWLPTPKDLFCLYPTGQDRKTKSDNWSAIERLQPIPQDNAWMHLAFDEEQIPPLILNGNISPPQPWIKAAALFAYLKGEKPSKDWHKEDFHENPWKTQVLPHIQMQTDKRQVKDADGYFTEVAVRLQDGWCFIAALSGEILATESVVRLGGEGHRALVSLLEADTTLKKQLDLIVGDKEQFKSIESDRSPTLPNFAYLLTPGLALFAETRYSAYPQDWKKQKEQPKDWELKGCATDKALLWGGVSTLRKKMDDKTREESALLPQRAFVPPGTVYIFDGKLPEKLQVLPKEGGQWLETFQKLNYGKLLWGIR; encoded by the coding sequence ATGCACTGGTATAAAATCACTCCCCTAGATTTACTCTTATTTCGAGATTGCAAACCTTTTAGCCCTGGTGACGGTTCCTGGGCAAAGGGACTATTTCCACCGATGCCAATTACAGTATTTCAGGCTTTGCGATCGCTTTTACCACAAACCAATGATGAAAACCGTACTCAACGCCATCTCAGTTTTCTCGGCCCCTTTTTATTAGACAGTAAAGATACCCTATGGCTACCCACACCCAAAGATTTATTCTGTCTATATCCTACAGGACAAGACCGCAAAACAAAGAGCGATAATTGGAGTGCGATTGAACGCTTGCAACCCATCCCTCAAGATAACGCATGGATGCACTTAGCATTTGATGAAGAGCAAATCCCACCTCTAATTCTCAATGGGAATATCAGTCCTCCTCAACCTTGGATAAAAGCCGCAGCACTGTTTGCTTATCTTAAAGGTGAAAAACCTAGTAAAGATTGGCATAAAGAAGATTTTCACGAAAATCCTTGGAAAACACAGGTTTTACCTCATATCCAAATGCAAACTGATAAACGACAAGTTAAAGATGCTGATGGGTACTTTACCGAGGTTGCCGTCCGTTTGCAAGATGGATGGTGTTTTATCGCGGCGTTGAGTGGGGAGATTTTAGCAACTGAAAGTGTTGTCCGCTTGGGAGGTGAAGGACATCGGGCTTTGGTATCGCTTCTGGAAGCAGATACAACTTTGAAAAAACAACTTGATCTGATTGTAGGCGATAAAGAACAATTTAAGTCAATTGAAAGCGATCGCTCTCCAACACTACCAAACTTTGCCTATCTCCTCACTCCTGGACTAGCACTATTTGCAGAAACAAGATACAGCGCCTATCCCCAAGATTGGAAGAAGCAGAAGGAACAGCCAAAAGATTGGGAGCTAAAAGGTTGTGCTACTGACAAAGCTTTACTCTGGGGTGGTGTCTCAACACTGCGTAAGAAGATGGACGACAAAACAAGGGAGGAATCTGCACTCTTACCTCAACGAGCTTTTGTTCCACCAGGAACAGTGTATATATTTGATGGCAAATTACCTGAAAAATTGCAGGTATTACCAAAAGAAGGTGGGCAATGGTTGGAGACTTTTCAAAAGCTTAATTATGGAAAACTTTTATGGGGAATAAGATAA
- the cas10 gene encoding type III-B CRISPR-associated protein Cas10/Cmr2 gives MLPITVVVPGKEGAQKLGKELKEKLTQEWVKIGEQVRLCIRERVVEYLKKPTTKLDELLTEAFGDLTKLPDEFLKPYRHELRLLQHESCWEWNKLWDEQLKHTWEPYWAAVPLGSPDLPLIKNKENNIFEQEWIKVQQEISQSLIDLPSEAEVNVYDTLNVGTWWGSLQQRLRLCLVAVKNTRNWQIPTAPGERSSISGQFSAVHPRFNYTKFAEGAGTPAGSMRLFGLVISKAFPGLFNGSERLNALELTKRMAWVYGGVAEKLGVKIVEESLLNEEDAQEFETDIDVPEIDYEQLIRFPNVSSIAAARFAHKHPELLEIYWHNLNTLLKQYWNKQLIKKTNLQIYKQQKRDFYSKTRRPFHISKTDTKIKTKLSHLRKDYNGVMFSGKWLADDMGLKGDDVGELKNLVAQAHRDTGFGESSPADWWVIILADGDGMGNYISGNTLKTYKFYLEEDAVNKNSENFNAHLFNELLEKANKRMGPATHVGLNRALLDFSNRLVPYLTEKRFCGRVIYSGGDDVKVVLPLEDLPEYILSLRAAWCGSKDPHEEFIHSPNGDENKATGYWHPTDKVKGLPKRPHFTMGKGATMSMGIIIAHKSVPLPTVLESLWEAEGERAKKIPGKDGICFRVIYGGGNQLEALMKGELLEAWWGWVNEYEKYQDKLSPLLYRLAEELPHRASITQDYKLFSKAARVIMDSRDNSKELKQTFAKIEQWLDKWEDWAKSTLKIWAEKTLKEWAKETIQKSDKPEKRKKAQEILEQLEEWDKQTLEYWIKEAKEIQSEPIGTESEDLAKLLRFTAFWVDKRVERWKWGEK, from the coding sequence ATGCTCCCGATTACAGTGGTAGTTCCAGGGAAAGAAGGCGCACAGAAATTAGGAAAAGAACTGAAAGAAAAACTCACCCAAGAATGGGTGAAAATAGGTGAACAAGTTCGACTTTGTATTAGAGAAAGAGTAGTTGAATATTTAAAAAAGCCAACTACAAAATTAGATGAATTGCTAACAGAAGCTTTTGGTGATTTAACTAAATTACCAGATGAATTTCTCAAACCCTATAGACACGAACTCAGGCTTTTGCAACACGAAAGCTGTTGGGAATGGAATAAACTCTGGGATGAACAACTAAAGCATACTTGGGAACCTTATTGGGCTGCTGTTCCTTTAGGAAGTCCAGATTTACCATTAATCAAAAATAAAGAAAATAATATTTTTGAACAAGAATGGATTAAAGTTCAACAAGAAATCTCCCAATCTCTCATAGATTTACCTTCCGAGGCTGAAGTAAATGTTTATGACACACTGAATGTAGGGACTTGGTGGGGAAGTTTACAACAAAGATTACGCTTATGTCTAGTTGCAGTCAAAAATACTCGGAATTGGCAAATTCCCACTGCACCAGGGGAACGTTCCAGCATATCAGGACAATTTAGCGCTGTCCATCCTCGGTTTAACTATACCAAATTCGCAGAAGGAGCCGGGACACCTGCTGGTTCAATGCGTTTATTTGGACTTGTGATATCTAAGGCATTTCCTGGATTGTTTAATGGTTCTGAAAGGTTGAATGCCCTAGAACTTACCAAACGGATGGCGTGGGTTTATGGTGGAGTTGCAGAAAAATTGGGAGTAAAAATTGTTGAAGAATCTTTACTCAATGAAGAAGATGCTCAAGAATTTGAAACTGATATAGATGTACCAGAAATTGATTATGAACAGTTAATTAGGTTTCCTAATGTAAGTTCAATTGCAGCCGCTCGTTTTGCTCATAAGCATCCCGAATTACTAGAAATTTATTGGCATAATTTAAATACACTACTTAAGCAATATTGGAATAAACAACTTATCAAAAAGACTAATTTGCAAATATATAAACAACAAAAACGAGATTTTTATAGTAAAACTCGACGACCTTTTCATATTAGCAAAACAGACACAAAAATAAAAACAAAATTATCCCATCTCCGCAAGGATTATAACGGTGTCATGTTCTCTGGGAAATGGTTGGCAGACGACATGGGGTTAAAAGGTGACGATGTTGGTGAACTCAAAAATTTAGTCGCCCAAGCACACCGCGATACAGGTTTTGGTGAAAGTAGTCCCGCCGATTGGTGGGTGATTATTCTCGCCGATGGCGATGGTATGGGGAATTATATTTCGGGAAATACACTCAAAACATACAAGTTTTATCTTGAAGAAGATGCTGTTAATAAAAACAGTGAAAATTTTAACGCTCATCTATTTAATGAACTTTTAGAGAAAGCTAATAAACGCATGGGGCCAGCAACCCATGTAGGACTCAACCGCGCTCTTTTAGACTTTTCTAATCGTCTTGTCCCCTATTTAACAGAAAAACGCTTCTGTGGCCGTGTCATTTACAGTGGTGGTGATGATGTGAAAGTAGTCTTACCTCTAGAAGACTTACCAGAATATATCTTATCTCTGCGTGCAGCTTGGTGTGGTAGTAAAGATCCACATGAAGAATTTATTCATTCTCCCAATGGTGATGAAAACAAAGCCACTGGCTATTGGCATCCTACTGATAAAGTAAAAGGATTACCCAAACGCCCGCATTTTACAATGGGGAAGGGTGCAACCATGAGCATGGGCATAATCATTGCTCATAAAAGTGTTCCTCTTCCTACTGTTCTAGAAAGTTTATGGGAAGCAGAAGGAGAGAGGGCGAAAAAAATCCCTGGTAAAGATGGTATTTGCTTTCGCGTGATTTACGGTGGTGGAAACCAGTTAGAAGCACTGATGAAGGGTGAGTTACTGGAAGCGTGGTGGGGCTGGGTAAATGAATACGAAAAATACCAAGACAAACTTAGTCCCCTACTATATCGGTTAGCCGAAGAACTTCCCCACCGTGCTTCCATCACTCAAGATTACAAACTGTTTTCCAAAGCGGCGAGAGTAATTATGGACAGCCGCGATAACAGCAAAGAACTTAAGCAAACATTTGCAAAAATCGAACAATGGTTAGATAAATGGGAAGATTGGGCAAAATCAACTCTCAAAATATGGGCGGAAAAAACCTTAAAAGAATGGGCTAAAGAAACTATACAAAAAAGCGATAAGCCTGAGAAGCGCAAAAAAGCTCAAGAAATTCTAGAACAACTAGAAGAATGGGATAAACAAACTTTGGAATACTGGATTAAAGAAGCCAAAGAAATTCAGTCTGAACCCATAGGTACTGAATCCGAAGATTTAGCTAAACTTTTGAGATTTACCGCTTTTTGGGTCGATAAGCGAGTAGAACGGTGGAAATGGGGTGAAAAATAA
- a CDS encoding ISKra4 family transposase (programmed frameshift), which yields MNQDKQERIKACLQELSTLLYEEADKSKLTDLESIEKTVRSQILELVSPEIAPFFIEQKTGTKVGKTRKIKSLVGELTLKAKQLQKLGLKPRTRLSPLLQKCCLRLSANESYQKAEIEVEALTGVKVGHSTQQKLVLSQDFQLPFAKQAVSEVSVDGGKVRLRGKPKAGCYWRDYKTVRLQGIYYGAFFDDNQSLVDYVNSQRLVNPLVCLGDGHDGVWNLVKEFGKTENFERWEILDWYHLKENLYKVGGSLKRLKAAETLLWQGQIEETQALFLHCRGKQAKNFIAYLEKHRSRIVNYAYYQAEQLCSIGSGAVESAIKQIGARIKISGAQWNVDSVNHILSIRCAYLNGLLAI from the exons ATGAACCAGGATAAACAAGAAAGAATCAAAGCCTGTTTACAAGAATTGTCAACACTACTGTATGAAGAAGCAGATAAAAGTAAGCTGACAGACCTCGAAAGTATAGAAAAAACAGTTCGGAGTCAAATATTAGAACTAGTCAGTCCAGAAATAGCCC CTTTTTTTATCGAACAAAAAACTGGAACAAAAGTAGGTAAAACCAGGAAAATTAAAAGCTTAGTGGGGGAACTGACTCTTAAAGCCAAACAGTTACAGAAACTGGGTTTGAAGCCAAGAACCCGGTTAAGTCCATTACTTCAAAAGTGTTGTTTAAGGCTGTCAGCTAACGAATCATACCAAAAAGCAGAAATTGAAGTTGAGGCATTGACAGGAGTCAAAGTGGGTCACTCAACGCAACAAAAATTAGTGCTGTCACAAGATTTTCAACTACCATTTGCAAAACAAGCAGTTTCAGAAGTCAGTGTAGATGGAGGAAAAGTCCGACTCAGAGGTAAACCGAAAGCAGGCTGTTACTGGCGAGACTATAAAACCGTTCGTCTGCAAGGGATTTACTATGGTGCGTTTTTTGATGACAACCAATCATTAGTTGATTATGTCAATAGCCAACGTCTGGTTAACCCGTTAGTGTGCTTGGGGGATGGTCATGATGGCGTGTGGAATCTAGTCAAAGAGTTTGGTAAAACAGAAAATTTTGAGCGTTGGGAAATCTTGGATTGGTATCACCTCAAAGAAAATCTCTATAAAGTTGGTGGTTCTTTAAAACGGCTTAAAGCTGCTGAAACGCTGTTATGGCAAGGTCAGATAGAAGAAACTCAAGCTTTATTTCTTCATTGCCGAGGTAAACAAGCGAAGAACTTCATTGCTTATCTTGAAAAACATCGCTCTCGTATTGTCAATTATGCCTATTACCAGGCTGAACAACTTTGTTCTATTGGTTCTGGCGCAGTTGAATCTGCTATTAAACAAATTGGTGCGAGGATTAAAATTTCTGGCGCACAGTGGAATGTTGATAGTGTTAATCACATCCTCTCTATTCGTTGTGCTTATCTCAATGGTTTATTAGCTATTTGA
- a CDS encoding type III-B CRISPR-associated protein Cas10/Cmr2, whose amino-acid sequence MNFYQRKLYALLRSPEYECWGDAVLSQLRCLDDHREDLSVWWNGNNSNAEIGRHAQDIAASSDRVNLYHRIESQENPPQVMVRHPISGQKQQVTALQPPINAPNISQIKEKTNAQEVFWWFWRFYPELLAGEQQDKLLFPAHSVIPDCPLHSHQSTVSALTGAMFPEAWEKGDSKTPYLLIFSFSPVQEFIKSSRKFLDFWAGSYLLHYLSSRLCWYIAQELGPDAVIVPSLWSQEIIDALMIQKYPDFATDFKRLQEDKKDPVQRFTDKTSTSLSTAGFPNMITGEHPLLAERLK is encoded by the coding sequence ATGAACTTCTATCAACGTAAGTTATATGCACTACTGCGATCGCCAGAATATGAATGTTGGGGAGATGCTGTATTATCTCAGTTAAGATGTCTCGATGATCACCGTGAAGATTTAAGCGTGTGGTGGAATGGGAATAATAGCAATGCAGAAATAGGTAGACACGCTCAAGATATTGCTGCTTCCTCCGACCGAGTTAATTTATACCATCGCATAGAATCCCAGGAAAACCCACCACAAGTTATGGTGCGTCATCCTATAAGCGGACAAAAACAGCAAGTTACAGCCTTACAACCTCCAATTAACGCTCCAAATATTAGCCAAATCAAAGAAAAAACCAACGCCCAAGAAGTTTTTTGGTGGTTTTGGCGATTTTACCCAGAACTATTAGCAGGTGAGCAACAAGATAAACTATTATTCCCTGCACATTCAGTCATCCCCGACTGTCCACTACACAGCCACCAAAGTACCGTTTCGGCGCTGACAGGCGCAATGTTTCCAGAAGCATGGGAAAAAGGAGACTCAAAAACACCATATTTATTGATATTCTCCTTCTCACCCGTACAAGAATTTATCAAATCTTCTCGCAAATTCTTAGATTTTTGGGCAGGTTCATATCTATTACACTATCTCAGTAGTCGGTTGTGCTGGTATATTGCCCAAGAGCTAGGCCCCGATGCTGTGATTGTACCTTCCCTGTGGAGTCAGGAAATAATTGATGCGTTAATGATCCAAAAGTATCCAGACTTTGCGACTGATTTTAAACGCCTTCAAGAAGATAAAAAAGACCCAGTGCAAAGGTTTACAGATAAAACTTCCACCAGTTTAAGTACTGCTGGATTTCCCAATATGATTACAGGGGAGCATCCACTTTTGGCAGAAAGACTCAAATAG
- the cas2 gene encoding CRISPR-associated endonuclease Cas2, giving the protein MFYLVCYDIVSDTRRNKVAKLLEAYGLRVQKSVFECVLDENQYTTLSKYLVRLVNKREDQVRFYPMSAHTRCKIAVLGTEPEFVIDDAAFIV; this is encoded by the coding sequence ATGTTTTATTTAGTATGTTACGACATAGTTAGCGATACTCGCCGCAACAAAGTGGCGAAACTTTTAGAAGCCTATGGTTTACGGGTACAAAAGTCAGTTTTTGAGTGTGTATTAGATGAAAATCAGTACACAACTCTATCTAAATATCTTGTGAGATTGGTAAATAAACGCGAAGACCAAGTACGATTTTATCCCATGTCTGCACACACCCGTTGCAAAATTGCAGTGTTGGGAACAGAGCCTGAGTTTGTTATCGACGATGCAGCTTTTATTGTTTAG
- a CDS encoding four helix bundle protein, translated as MNQDITQRTFDFAVRIVKLCQSLEENAGVPRTLAKQLLRSGTSIGANVEEARAGQSKADFINKNAIALKEARETQYWLRLLVATKIVSPDKLDKLIQESEELKRILGAIIVSSKTSEK; from the coding sequence ATGAATCAAGATATAACTCAAAGAACATTTGATTTTGCGGTTAGGATAGTTAAGTTATGTCAGTCTTTGGAAGAAAACGCCGGAGTTCCACGAACATTAGCTAAACAATTGCTACGTTCAGGTACATCAATTGGGGCTAATGTAGAAGAAGCAAGAGCAGGACAAAGTAAAGCAGATTTTATTAATAAAAATGCTATTGCTCTCAAAGAAGCTCGTGAAACTCAATATTGGTTACGTCTACTTGTTGCCACAAAAATTGTTTCACCAGATAAGCTCGATAAATTAATCCAAGAGTCTGAGGAGTTGAAGAGAATTTTGGGCGCTATCATTGTCAGCAGCAAAACAAGTGAAAAGTAA
- the cas1 gene encoding CRISPR-associated endonuclease Cas1: protein MSLRITNVSQIIIFGNIKLPKEVIKVVVAHQIPVLYLTTNGELMGRLENPAQRQYKYQTSQRQHTLNEELNRATAESIIWAKLHNQHTFVQNWTRHYADYTTQRALNYLTLLMDNLPLATSANELREYSEEADNVYYSAVTSLLNFHNSCSPFNQKRISGFLNLGNQLLHQYIYTLLDTTGLDPNCAILHRDINHDLPLAWDFTAEFRTAIVDDLVLNFARNLAHTNGNGNGKSQPRSILQRFLQYWEAKLRTFVLHPYAGEVSYRQCMDLQVQEYLACLLGNVEYYRPLALKFHPVSEVKSQKLKGKREESDVKIYKPKVKI, encoded by the coding sequence ATGAGCCTGCGGATTACCAATGTTAGCCAAATCATTATCTTTGGTAACATCAAATTACCAAAAGAAGTCATTAAAGTTGTAGTTGCCCATCAAATCCCAGTACTTTATTTAACTACAAATGGCGAACTTATGGGCAGATTGGAAAATCCAGCACAACGTCAATATAAATATCAAACTTCCCAACGCCAACACACACTTAATGAGGAATTGAATCGGGCGACTGCGGAAAGTATCATCTGGGCAAAATTGCATAATCAACATACCTTTGTGCAGAACTGGACTCGCCATTACGCTGACTATACAACCCAGCGCGCATTAAATTACCTGACGCTGTTGATGGACAATTTACCACTAGCAACATCAGCTAATGAACTGCGCGAATATAGTGAAGAAGCGGATAATGTTTACTACAGTGCTGTTACTTCTCTCCTCAATTTCCATAACTCATGTTCGCCATTCAACCAAAAACGCATTAGTGGCTTTTTGAACTTGGGAAATCAACTCTTGCATCAATATATATACACCTTGCTTGATACTACAGGACTTGATCCCAATTGTGCGATTTTACACCGCGATATAAATCACGACTTACCATTAGCATGGGATTTCACAGCTGAATTTCGTACCGCAATTGTTGATGACTTAGTATTAAATTTCGCTCGAAATTTGGCTCACACTAACGGAAATGGTAATGGTAAAAGTCAGCCGCGCAGCATCCTCCAACGTTTCCTCCAGTATTGGGAAGCCAAGTTACGCACTTTCGTATTGCATCCCTATGCTGGAGAAGTCAGCTATCGCCAGTGCATGGACTTACAAGTACAGGAATACCTCGCGTGTCTGCTGGGTAACGTGGAATATTACCGTCCCTTGGCTTTAAAATTTCATCCTGTAAGTGAAGTAAAAAGTCAAAAGTTAAAAGGCAAAAGAGAAGAGAGTGACGTAAAAATTTACAAGCCAAAAGTGAAAATTTAA
- a CDS encoding helix-turn-helix domain-containing protein, with product MQRWLKAYAESGIDTLVSRKKGSGRPPIINTDVQEQLSKELEDPQGFKSYEEIRTWLKAVEGVEASYKVVHDTVRYRMKAKLKVPRAVGIKHQPEAEEEFKKNFHNT from the coding sequence GTGCAAAGGTGGTTAAAAGCTTATGCAGAATCGGGAATTGACACTCTGGTATCAAGAAAAAAAGGTTCAGGGCGACCACCAATTATTAACACAGATGTTCAAGAGCAACTTTCAAAGGAACTAGAAGACCCCCAGGGATTTAAAAGTTATGAAGAAATCCGAACATGGTTAAAAGCGGTAGAGGGAGTAGAAGCTTCATACAAAGTAGTACACGATACAGTGCGTTATCGAATGAAAGCGAAGCTAAAAGTACCGCGTGCAGTAGGTATAAAACACCAACCAGAAGCGGAAGAGGAGTTTAAAAAAAACTTCCACAATACATAG
- a CDS encoding IS630 family transposase, producing the protein MRYWCEDESRVGLKTEAGRLITNFGTKPIGIMQWKRENFYLYGLVEPLTGEYFIWEFSHLNAACFQIFLEKFSATYSQDIHIIQLDNGAFHFSQHLQIPENIILLFQPPHTPQVNPIERLWEEVKRHLAWESFATLDELRHFIWKRLEKLNTLTVASITGWDFILDALFESNFS; encoded by the coding sequence ATTAGATACTGGTGCGAGGATGAAAGCCGTGTGGGGTTGAAGACTGAAGCGGGTAGATTAATTACCAACTTTGGGACTAAACCTATCGGTATCATGCAATGGAAACGGGAGAATTTTTATTTATACGGATTAGTAGAACCGTTAACGGGCGAATATTTTATTTGGGAGTTTTCTCATTTAAATGCGGCTTGTTTTCAGATTTTTTTAGAAAAATTCTCTGCTACTTATTCCCAAGATATACATATTATTCAATTAGACAACGGTGCTTTTCATTTTAGCCAACATCTTCAGATACCAGAAAATATAATTTTGTTATTTCAACCCCCACACACACCGCAAGTTAATCCAATTGAGCGGTTATGGGAAGAAGTTAAAAGACATTTGGCTTGGGAAAGTTTTGCCACGTTAGATGAATTAAGACACTTTATCTGGAAACGTTTGGAGAAATTAAACACATTAACCGTTGCTTCTATAACAGGGTGGGATTTTATTCTTGATGCTTTATTTGAATCAAATTTTTCGTGA
- a CDS encoding DUF4351 domain-containing protein → MAEYDNLCKILAEKYPHDFIRWLLKQEPRTINILKTELSIEPIRADSVTFLQTENQILHIEFQTTIKSKTPLGLRMLDYYVRLTRQYQVPVTQVVIFLQPTSDKIAFTTEYVTEVTTHRYQVIRMWEQDSALFLNNVGLLPLAPLTKTDSAPALLSQVAQSLAKIPDIETRQNTTAYTEILAGLKFERDLILQLLREETMQESVIYQYILEKGERLGEQRGEQRGEQEEALKFCRLLLDERFGEIDSSIIEQVQVLNKEQLEALGRAILRFSSLPDLIAWLNQPSI, encoded by the coding sequence ATGGCAGAATATGACAACCTGTGTAAAATCCTGGCTGAAAAATATCCCCATGATTTTATTCGCTGGTTATTGAAGCAAGAACCGCGCACAATTAATATCTTAAAAACCGAATTGAGTATTGAACCAATTCGCGCTGATTCTGTGACATTCCTGCAAACAGAAAATCAGATTTTGCATATTGAATTTCAGACAACAATTAAATCCAAAACACCACTAGGATTGCGGATGCTAGATTACTACGTCCGCTTGACACGTCAATATCAAGTTCCTGTTACACAGGTAGTGATTTTCTTGCAACCAACTAGTGATAAAATCGCCTTCACCACAGAATATGTCACTGAAGTCACAACCCATCGTTATCAAGTTATCCGGATGTGGGAGCAAGATTCAGCATTATTTCTGAATAATGTGGGGTTATTACCGTTAGCACCATTAACAAAAACGGATTCAGCCCCAGCGCTATTATCGCAAGTTGCTCAAAGTCTTGCTAAAATTCCAGATATTGAGACTAGACAAAATACGACTGCATACACAGAAATATTGGCGGGGTTAAAGTTTGAGCGAGATTTGATTCTGCAATTATTACGGGAGGAGACTATGCAAGAATCGGTGATTTATCAATATATTTTGGAGAAGGGTGAAAGACTTGGTGAACAACGCGGTGAACAACGGGGTGAACAAGAAGAAGCACTGAAATTTTGTCGGCTTTTACTTGATGAACGCTTTGGTGAAATTGATTCATCAATTATTGAGCAAGTACAAGTGTTAAATAAGGAACAGTTAGAAGCATTAGGTAGAGCTATTCTCAGATTTTCATCACTACCTGATTTAATCGCTTGGTTAAATCAGCCATCAATTTGA